Part of the Zingiber officinale cultivar Zhangliang chromosome 6A, Zo_v1.1, whole genome shotgun sequence genome, CGTCTAGTACCGGTCGGTAAGGGTTGAGGCGGTGATGCTCCATGGAATTTTTAAGGGTTAATTAAGTGAGCAGAAGTAGAAGCAGGAGGAGGATGGAGACGGAGATGGTTTGATTAAGTGTGAATTGGATTGTATTAATTAAAGCGATGGGGAAGGAGAGAGGATCAGTCAACGCGGAAATGGAGGTTTCCCATTGCTTTTGTACGAAGAAATGGGGGACCGAGACGATCGACGCGCGCGATGGCGAGCTGCGTTTGTGAATCGTGAGGCTGACATCACGCTTACGAAAGAAGCCAGCTCCGTCTATGGTTTTGCCATGCCATTCCATTCCACGTACGTGTTTTTGGACGCGCCTTCGCAGGAAACAGGAATTTTATCCTCGATTCAATCTTAAACATATGATTAATCCGGCCTGGTAATATCCGAGAAATATTTACAGCGGGCAGCTCATGTATCCAATATTTTTTAGTCGCATCATGTATcttatttaaagaaaaaattcttaaaaattcatCATAATGAGACTCGAACTATAATACTTGGATGATAACTTAAATATTCTACCATTACATCATAACCCTGAATCCACACAAATTGACTGTATATTAATTAAACGTCCAGTAAAGTAAATTTAGTTCGATTTAATAAgagtttattatatttatttaatatatatttaaggttaattaaataaaaaaattgaataattcactatactaaataaataaatttgatcgCATATGTTTAacttattaatatttataaatatatttataaataatattcgtTAATAATATTGATGAATAATATTTGTTAACAATGCTGGTCAATAAAGCTCTTATCaccatgctaaataaataaacaatatttctaaataaataaataaattcttaatatCAAGTTGAATACCAAAGCTAGCTCATTAACCAACCAAATAAGCTTGAAATATagaagtttcaaacaatcaaacaaatttaaattgAAAACTCGATaacatcaaataaatcaaattcaagtcaaacttaaatcaaactcaagcttataaaaaagaaatcaagTCAAGCTTGATAAATCATTTCAATGACTTAGTTTATTTTAACCTTGGCTTAACTTatttaccttatcaaataaacttGTGCACTACAAATTAGCTTGGCTCATATTTATAGACCTATTTATAACTATCTAAATCCCCTTTCTACTATGACCCATATAGGTTTAGGTTGAGATTAGGGGATACATTGACTCCTTGTATTTGTAGTTGAGCTCTTTCAGAAGGTCAGGTCGATCGACTCTTCTCAAGTTAGCTCATGTAAAATTGGCTCTTATCGGGTTGGCCCTTCTCATGTTGGCTCTTTGTCGGGTCGACTCTTCGTGAGTCGGGTGGCTGTTGGGTCGGCGAGTGTCAGGTCTAGTCAATCCAATCTTCAAGAAAGTCGGTTTCTAAAGCAATATTCATAGACAGTGATCGAACTCGTGCGTCCTTTGGGAGGATTAGAGATGGCACGCGTTGAAAGAGCCCCACGTAACGTTGATATCAGAGATAAAAGCTTAGACTAATGCAAAACAACTTAGACAATAATTCAAGCATATAGAGAGAGAGTCTCAAGGCTCCAAGCAATTATTCAACTTTACTCTGgaatggagaagaaaagaaattcaaagtaaaaaaaaaaaaatcctagagaaaggcaagaaaaaaaaatcttcagaaagaaaaataaaaaagaaagattaaggaagaaaaaaaaaatacaattccaTGCAAGTAACCACAGTCGTCCAAGGCGACCTCGGACCGCACGAGACGACCTCGCATTGGGCCAAGGCAGAGCTATGATATTAGTTCAGGATAGGCAAATTGCGACTACTCTCTATGGGCACATTGCGGAGGGTGCCTCCCTCAATCCAATTCCATCAGCAGGCCCGACTGTAGTCTCATGGCTAAAGCTCTCCTCTTTACAAGCAACCTGTGGTGTCATTGCTTGGCGGGGTAGCCGTCGACTCCAGGTCATCAAGACTTAGCCATTAATTCCAaccaaattttaaaagaataaagAGATTAGGATCTGGGATTACTTTTCATTGAGCTTCCTAGAAGACAGAGGAAGTAGGCACTGCAGAGTGCGGAGGATGGACCGAGGGGGCGTGTGTGGTGAGAAGTTTAATTCATTGGTGGGGATCTTTAGGTAATCTTTTTTGAGCGATGAGCTTGTCGAGGAGCGCCAGTATGAGCTGGTGGCGGCGCTCAGCTCGTACCTCCTCTCTGGTTCGGCGCTCCTCCTCGCTCGCCTGCCACCGACGCTCCATCTCTGCTCGCTCGGCCCACAGTGCCTGCATCAACCGCCGCCACTCCTCCTCCTCGGCCTGCCGAGCCGACTCCCGCGACTCGGCCGCCTCCAGCCACCGCGCCTCTGTCTCCATCAGCCGCCGCATGAACTCCCGCATGGCAGGAGCGTTGATCGCCATCGACTTCCTCCCTACGACGACTTTATCATCAAGCTTCCGCTTCTTCTTCCCCGCCTTCCCGCTCTCCTCCTCTTCCAACTCCTTCACTTGCACCGGCCGCTTCCCCTTCTCCGACTGCGTCGCCGCCCGGTCGGAGAGTATCCTCCTCATCTCCTCGTAGAAAGGGAACTGTTGCTTCTCGCCTTCCATCAACGACTCGCTCCCCTGCCACTCGCACACAAATCAATACTTAATCATGGATGAATTACGGGCGGAAAATGGAAAACCTTGAAGCGAGCGACGAGGTTcttccacttggacttgcactggTCGGGGGTGCGGGAGAAGCCCTTGAGGAGGAGCAAAGAGGAGGTGGCCTCCCACAGCGGCTTGTTGCGCTTCGTCTCGGAGAAACTCTTGTCGAGCTGAGCTCGGGCGGAGAGCAACTCCCTCGTCTCCTCGTGGCTCCACTGAGAGAACCGCTGGTCGACACCGACACCACCGCTGTCGTCTGCAGGGTGGTCCTGTGGTGCTGCTACTGATCGATAAGGATTTAGGCGTCGGTCGAGGTGGCGGCGGTGATGCTCCATGGAAAATTTCAAAGGAAGTGAGAAGAAGTAGAAGCAGGAGGGGGACGGAAATGGTTTGGAGTGTGAATTGGATTCAAACCGATGGGGAAGGGAAGGGTGGGAAAGAGGAGGGTGATCAGTCAACGCGGAAATGGAGGTGGTGATTTCCTTGCTTTTATAGAAAGCGTGGGGGACGAGAATAGACGGTAGACGCGGgcgcgagagcgagagcgagagcgagctGCGTTCGTGAGGGTGCCATCACGCTTACGAGAGAAACCAGCTCCATGAATCGCTTGCGCTTCCATTCCACGTATGTGTTTTGGACCCTCCTAGTGTGAGCTCTGAACAGGAAACAGGGATTTTATCCTTATTCAATCTTAAACCATGATCAGATGatagaatattattattattattattattattattattattattattattattattattgttttggGTATTAAAGGCTTATAGTGGTGTTTTTTAAACGAAGACTCCAAGAAAGATAATCATGAACAATTATCCTtcatttgttttttcttttcccagGAGTAAAGCTAAACAAGCAAGCACGTTACTTCTCCGAATTGCACTCATTAAAGGACCTAAATGGTCGAGCTCTAGTCAATCCAAATCTTCGAGCAAGTCGATTTCTAAAGAATTATTCATAGATAGCGAACGAACACGCTCATCCTTTGGGAGGATTAGAAATGGCACGCGTTGAAAGAGCCCCACGTAACGTTGATATGAGAGATAAAAGCTTAGACTAATGCAACACAACTTAGACAATGATTCAAGCATAGAGAGTGTTCCAAGGTTCCAAGCAATTGTCCAACTCTCACAGGGGAAATGCAACACTAAGCATTTGTTTACTAAAgggataaaggaaaaaaaaacaatgtgAGTTGCCGTGGTCGTGCGTGGTAACCTTCAAGGGCGACCTTACGCGGTCGCACGAGGCAACTTCGCATGGGGCCGTTGTCTATGGTTATTATTGGATAAAATAATATGATGTCGGAGATTTTAgaaattagttgaatttaaatacatcaaattaaattcaacttatctgtcgaGATAATCTGagtagataatctcaggctgtcagTATGAGCTAATTTCTGCCAAGTGTTGAACACAGACGAGTGATCGGCCGGGCGAACGAGCGGACAGCCGAGCAGACCGAGCGAGTGGTCAGGCAAGTGACTGACCGAGCAAGTGAGCGGTCGAGCGAGCAAACAGGCCGAGCGAATGAGCGGCCGGACGGACAAGACGCAGACTAAGCAATCAAGCGGTCGAGCGAGCAAGCGAGTGAGTGGCCGAGGGAGCAAGCGAACGAGCGACCGAGTAAACTGGGCGAGCGACTGAGCCAACTGAGCGAGCGACCGAGAGAACTGACCGACCGAGCTGAGGTCGAACGGGCATGCAGCCGAGCAAGCTGCGGTCGGACGAGCGTGTAGCCGAGTGAAGAAGAGGCAGGGCGTGCAAAGGCCGAAAGGGCGTGCAAATGAGCGAAGAAGAGGTCGGGTGAGTAGAGGCCGAACGAGCGTGCAGCCTAGCGAAGAAGAGGCTGAGCGAGCTACAGCTAGACGGGCATACAGCCGAGCGAACACAGAATTCGAGCGGGCGGatggaccgaggcctgcgagggTCGCAAttttcttaaaacagattcgccccacctctaGTTATGCTTCGAGATTTCCTCGAGTCGTCTGTTTCCTAAGATACATGGTGAACtgtgattcccaccaagcactgatGGTCACGGTGAACTGAGAGGTACCCTACTGCTATCACGGGCACTGCACTCCGTCGAGCAAGAGATGCACGATGGAAGAGACGGGGAAagtaggtggagagcttcaaaTTTTTAAGCGTGCAACCTTTTGCCTATGGTCGCaacctctttatataggagctcagaccaaTGAGCAGTGTTAATGATtgtttaatgatcattatttgcCAGCTGTGAAATGTCAACGTTTCACTCGGatgtattaatttttaatttaatgcatCCATTACACCCTTAAATAAGCAACAAAAAGTTTATGTGGCCAAATATTTGTTGTTTCACTTGGACAAATTTTACTCCGACCAGTCCGGCATTCAGGGTGTgcaggtcgtgctcgcacacgagtcaacttagtTCAGTGCAATCCAAACCCTAGTTTTGCacccccccctgcgcacccaccgtgagagagagcctctccccatgcatttgttcacatcatcaatacatgtaaatcaatataaaccaactaatatGCCTTGAAACTGAAGTATCGAAAAGGTACAATAGAGggagaggggtgaatatcgcatcttaaaaacttttcttttgcttttaaaACAAATCAAAATGagcagcggaatacaaaacaaTACAGATGCAataagttggttacttggttcaaagcctacatcgactcctactccgaaactcgcgatccttgatcgcaccgttgggtAGTCCACTATGATTCTTCTTTCCAAAGATTGTACAGTTCTAGTCGAGGCAGAGGGGGTCttcatgtgttgagtctgttgcacctcaacactttgttctatggtcatctcaacagaaccgaatctgtttcaagattgttagacAAAATAATCTATTGCCAGAGATTTTGggaattagctgaatttaaatacaAATTAAAGTCAACTTATCTATCGAAATGACATGAGTAGATAATCTCAGGCTTCCAGCAGGGGCTGATTTCTGCCAAGTGTTGAACGCAGACGAGTGACCGGTCAGATGAGCGAGCGGACATCTAACAAGACCGAGCAAGCGGCCGAACAAGTGACTGACCATGCGAGTGAGCAATCGAGCGATCAAAGAGTCCAAGCGAGTGAGCGGCCGAATGGGCGAGTCACGGACCAAGTGACTAAGCGACCGAGCGAGGAAGCGAACGAGAGGTCGAGCGAACTGAGCAAGCGGCCGAGTTAACTGACTGAGCAAGCTGAGGTCGAACGAGCATGCAACCTAGCGAAGAAGGGGCCGAGCGAGCTGCAGCCGGACAGGCGTGCAGCCGAGCGAAGAAGAGGCTGAGTGAAGATAGGTCGAATGAGAGTGCAGCCGAGCGAAGAAGAGGTCGAGTGAGCTGCGGCTGGAAGGGCGAGCGAACACAGAATCGAGCGGGCAGATGGACCGAGGCCTATAAGGGTTACGGTTTCCTTAAAACTGATTCCCCCCACcttcggctgtgcttcgaggtttgctcaggtcatctgtttcccaggatacaaatGTGAACCATGATTCCGACCAAGCACTGATGGTCACGGTGAATTGAGAGGTATCCGACTGCTATCACAGGCACTGTACTCCGCCAAGCAAGAGATGCACAACAGAAGAGAAGGGGAACATAGGTGAAGAGCTTCAACTTTTTTAGCGTGTAACCTTTTGCCTGTagtcgcagcctccttatataggagctcagaccaaTGGGCAGCGTTAATGATGAACACCAACGTTTCATTCGACTacattaatctttaatttaatccATCCGTTATACCCTTAAATAAGGGGCAAAAAGTTAATGTGGCAAACTGTTGGTTGTTTGCCTCTACTGGTCCGACATTCGGTGCGCGCAGGTCATGCTTTCACACGAGTCAACTTAGTTCAATGCAATTTGGGCCTTGGATTTGCACCTCCTGCACATCAACGCATGAGAGAGAGTCCCTCCCCATACATTTGTCCACATAATCaatacatgtgaatcaatataaaccaaccaatatgccttgaaacgaccaatatgggactaaagtctcattcataatgGAGCTTCatgcctcttccacctcttcttcattcacatatatccaacagtTGCAAAGGTTGTCGTCCGTAGTCATGAGTTGGGAGAATTTGTCTTTACAGTTGATTGGAAGGAAATTACATTCCATCCCATttggatataaaaaaaatatcaaaaaaaaaatatcaaaaaaaaaaaatcatatatagaATCATAAATTTGTCTGTCCATTAGATAATCACATCCGATTCAGATGAAACCGGTTGATAGATATAAAGAACTCTGAATCACTCTAAACCAAGACCGATATATTCATCTAAGTCTCCTTAATATATTTATGctttcaaacatcaatttgatactTTATATTGAGagtgataatttttttaactcaTTCTCAGCAtgaaaaattatatcaaatgtTCATTATTCATTATAAGTGCTACGATGATGAGACTCACTAATCGACATCACAAATGACTTCCTAGGACTCTCCTATGTCaaacaatatcaaaattttagtttGTTGAATGTCCGCCAGTTTCATCCAAACCAATTGATAGACCTAAAGAATTTTGAATTACTCCAAACTAAGACCTTGGTACTCGTTTAAACTACCTTAATACATTTAtatcctcaaacatcaatttgatacaccatattaagagcaatgattttttcaaCTCGTTTTCAATCTAATTACATTTCACCACTATAACAATCGTTTGGTGGAATATAACTCCATTGAAAATGAGTCTTAAGAAATCATTGCTATCAATAGTTAATTACATCGATGTTTAAGGCTATAAATGTATTAAGGAGATTTAGAGGAGTATATCAGTCTTAGTTTAGAGTGATTCGGAGTTCCCTAGGTCCATCAATTGATTTTGAATGAaattggctgatcgatctagagaatTTAGAATCAGTTCAAATCAAGACCTTTATACTCGTTTAAATCTCCTTGATACATTTATATTATCAAGCATTAATTTGACACATTATActaagagcagtgatttttttcaACTCGATTTCGATCAAA contains:
- the LOC121998379 gene encoding trihelix transcription factor GT-3b-like, which produces MEHHRRHLDRRLNPYRSVAAPQDHPADDSGGVGVDQRFSQWSHEETRELLSARAQLDKSFSETKRNKPLWEATSSLLLLKGFSRTPDQCKSKWKNLVARFKGSESLMEGEKQQFPFYEEMRRILSDRAATQSEKGKRPVQVKELEEEESGKAGKKKRKLDDKVVVGRKSMAINAPAMREFMRRLMETEARWLEAAESRESARQAEEEEWRRLMQALWAERAEMERRWQASEEERRTREEVRAERRHQLILALLDKLIAQKRLPKDPHQ